The Gemmatimonadaceae bacterium genome contains the following window.
CTGCGCCGCTGGGTGATGCACTGCGATCCGGCGCGCGCCGCCCTGGGTCGCACGCAGCTGTTGCGCGCGCTCGAAGTCGCGCTCCTCACCGGACGGCGCATTTCCGACTTGCACCGCGACGCCGCCCGTGCGCCGCGCTGGCGCGCGCGCTGGCTCGTGGTCGATCCCGGGGCCGCGCTGCAGTCGCAGCTCCAGCAGCGGCTCGGCGCGATGCTCGCGGCCGGCTGGCTCGACGAGGTGCGGGGCCTCACGACCCGCGTGCCGCCCGACGCGCCAGCGTGGAAGGCGTGCGGCTATCAGGCCCTCCGCGCATTCGCGAGCGGCAGCGGCACCCTCGACGAGGCGCGCGGGGCTATACTTGTGGCGACGCGGCAGTACGCCAAGCGGCAGCGCACCTGGTTCCGGCATCAGCTCGGCGACGCGGCCGTGACACACATTGATCCACGCAGCGCCGACGCGGCCGGGCAGTGCGCGCGCTGGTGGCACGAGGGACGTTCGGCGTGAAGATCGGCATCACCTGCTATCCCACGTATGGCGGTTCGGGCGCCGTCGCGACGGAACTGGGCATTGCGCTCGCCGCGCGCGGGCACGAAGTGCACTTCATCACCTACGCGCACCCGTTCCGGCTTCCCATCTTCTCCCCGCGCATCTACTACCACGAAGTCGCCATCGGGTCGTATCCGCTCTTTCAGTATCCGCCGTACGACCTGGCGCTGGCGGTGCGGATGCACGAGGTGGCCACCCAGCAGAAGCTCGACCTGCTGCACGTGCACTACGCCATCCCGCACGCCACGAGCGCCTGGCTCGCCAAGCAGATGCTGCGCGAAGTGGGACACGACCTTCCCGTCGTGACGACGCTGCACGGCACCGACATCACGATCGTCGGCCAGGACCACTCGTACCACGCCATCACCCGATTCTCCATCGACAAGTCGGATCGCGTGACGGCGGTCTCGCAGCACCTGAAGGACGAGACGGTGCGCGCCTTCGGCTGCGAGCAGCAGCGGGTCGAGGTCATTCCCAACTTCGTCGACCCGGCCGTCTTCAGGCGCACTGCGTCCGACGCCGCCCTCCGCCAGCAGCTCGGCGACGGGCGCAAGGTGCTGATGCACATCTCCAACATGCGTCCCGTGAAGCGCGTCACCGACGTGGTGCAGATCTTCG
Protein-coding sequences here:
- the miaA gene encoding tRNA (adenosine(37)-N6)-dimethylallyltransferase MiaA, whose translation is MSGASDDAELRIICGPTGAGKSALALALAERLGLTILAADSRQVYRDFDIGTAKPTAAERARVPHEGIDLAEPAERYSAAAWAAHADAVLRRVGPARVLVVGGTGLYLRALATPLFEEPPLDPERRAALARELDGLDTATLRRWVMHCDPARAALGRTQLLRALEVALLTGRRISDLHRDAARAPRWRARWLVVDPGAALQSQLQQRLGAMLAAGWLDEVRGLTTRVPPDAPAWKACGYQALRAFASGSGTLDEARGAILVATRQYAKRQRTWFRHQLGDAAVTHIDPRSADAAGQCARWWHEGRSA
- the bshA gene encoding N-acetyl-alpha-D-glucosaminyl L-malate synthase BshA, coding for MKIGITCYPTYGGSGAVATELGIALAARGHEVHFITYAHPFRLPIFSPRIYYHEVAIGSYPLFQYPPYDLALAVRMHEVATQQKLDLLHVHYAIPHATSAWLAKQMLREVGHDLPVVTTLHGTDITIVGQDHSYHAITRFSIDKSDRVTAVSQHLKDETVRAFGCEQQRVEVIPNFVDPAVFRRTASDAALRQQLGDGRKVLMHISNMRPVKRVTDVVQIFAAVRREIPSVLVMVGDGPDRPAAEEEARRLDVEGDVRFLGKIDGVAPLIASADLYLLTTDSESFGLSALEAQACGVPVLGYAVGGLPEVVESGSTGHLGAVGDIVGMSRAALDILGSDAHWQSMSAAAVTRAVGRFSTDRVLPLYEALYAGAVR